In Candidatus Nitronauta litoralis, one DNA window encodes the following:
- the fetB gene encoding iron export ABC transporter permease subunit FetB — protein MGFEVLLWVYALVALTIGLSYSNKLGIERDLFLSSLRATAQLILMGFLLKWVFALEKPQWFFLVLLFMTGVAAIISGNRGRAIPNAKGIAFLGIGLGSIVTFLVLYATGVIRNEAHYVIPIGGMIIGNAMNATSLGMNRLLGELEHQRKRIELLLALGGNSRQAGEEAARQAVKTALIPTIDSMKTIGLVHLPGIMTGFLIAGGSPLEAVKFQIAIVYMIAGTAGISCSTVVLLGVRQCFEGNLRLRLAHPKS, from the coding sequence GTGGGATTTGAAGTTCTTCTATGGGTGTACGCGCTTGTCGCCCTAACCATCGGCTTGTCCTATTCCAATAAGCTTGGCATTGAACGCGATTTGTTTTTAAGTTCTCTACGCGCAACAGCCCAGTTGATTTTGATGGGTTTTTTATTGAAATGGGTGTTTGCGCTTGAAAAACCACAATGGTTTTTCCTGGTCTTGTTATTCATGACAGGTGTGGCTGCGATTATAAGTGGGAACCGTGGCCGTGCGATACCCAACGCCAAAGGAATAGCATTTTTGGGAATCGGCCTGGGATCAATAGTTACCTTTCTGGTCCTTTACGCAACGGGTGTTATCCGGAATGAAGCACACTATGTCATTCCTATTGGAGGCATGATCATTGGCAATGCAATGAATGCTACCTCACTTGGAATGAACCGTTTGCTTGGCGAACTGGAACATCAACGAAAACGGATCGAATTATTACTGGCACTTGGCGGCAATTCCCGCCAGGCGGGAGAGGAGGCAGCCAGACAGGCTGTGAAAACCGCGTTGATTCCCACCATCGATTCGATGAAAACCATCGGGTTGGTCCACTTACCTGGAATCATGACCGGTTTTTTAATTGCAGGAGGATCTCCGCTGGAAGCGGTGAAATTCCAGATTGCGATTGTCTACATGATCGCCGGAACCGCCGGGATTTCCTGCTCCACCGTGGTGCTTCTGGGCGTACGCCAATGTTTTGAGGGAAACCTCAGATTACGGCTTGCTCACCCAAAGTCTTGA
- a CDS encoding formylglycine-generating enzyme family protein produces MVKIFFSGLITFLSFVFFLSGCVSIKTSKEYFTTMVEVPAGLFSMGAIIDNPNEWGDTDEEPVHEVYLDRFYIDKFEATAGEFSRFLNDNPHYAQAFIETGPAVTIELKDGVYKPREGLERYPANRISWYGADAYCRWMGKRLPTEAEWEKAARGSDGRTFPWGNKHPDNTLATYRRPFAKHGFQAMEPVDSMPQGASPYGAHHMAGNIWEWVSDWYEDIYYEHSPEKNPQGPETGDHKVMRGGNWYYKAYYMRTTYRFNDPPETFKVWQGVRCAKSAGD; encoded by the coding sequence ATGGTAAAAATTTTTTTTTCAGGGTTGATAACTTTTCTTTCGTTTGTTTTCTTTTTATCCGGATGTGTTTCAATAAAAACATCCAAAGAATATTTCACGACGATGGTCGAAGTTCCTGCCGGTCTTTTTTCGATGGGAGCGATAATCGATAACCCAAATGAATGGGGAGATACGGACGAAGAACCGGTGCACGAGGTTTATCTCGATAGGTTTTACATTGATAAATTTGAAGCGACTGCTGGCGAGTTCTCCCGGTTTTTAAATGATAACCCTCATTATGCCCAGGCGTTTATCGAGACCGGGCCTGCGGTGACCATTGAACTGAAAGACGGGGTTTACAAACCCCGTGAAGGTCTGGAAAGGTATCCTGCAAACCGGATCTCCTGGTATGGTGCTGACGCCTATTGCCGTTGGATGGGCAAGCGTCTGCCCACGGAAGCAGAATGGGAAAAGGCCGCTCGCGGTTCTGATGGAAGGACGTTTCCCTGGGGGAACAAACATCCCGACAACACATTGGCTACCTATCGCCGCCCGTTTGCCAAGCATGGATTCCAAGCCATGGAACCGGTTGATTCCATGCCGCAGGGAGCTTCTCCATACGGCGCCCATCATATGGCGGGGAATATTTGGGAATGGGTCAGCGACTGGTACGAAGATATTTATTACGAACACTCGCCTGAGAAAAATCCTCAAGGACCCGAGACTGGCGATCACAAGGTGATGCGTGGAGGGAACTGGTATTACAAGGCCTACTACATGCGCACGACTTACCGGTTCAACGATCCTCCTGAAACATTCAAAGTCTGGCAGGGGGTCCGCTGTGCAAAATCAGCAGGAGATTGA
- a CDS encoding CDGSH iron-sulfur domain-containing protein, which translates to MKPKKEPLVIKEEEELAICTCGQSGHWPLCDASHHSLGGAGPELISLDKEKTYLLCQCHRTKNPPYCDGSHNSM; encoded by the coding sequence ATGAAGCCAAAAAAAGAACCGTTGGTTATAAAAGAAGAGGAAGAGCTGGCTATTTGTACCTGCGGTCAAAGCGGGCATTGGCCTCTTTGTGATGCTTCGCACCACAGTCTGGGCGGGGCAGGTCCCGAACTAATTTCTCTGGATAAAGAGAAAACCTACTTGTTGTGCCAGTGCCATCGCACTAAAAACCCTCCTTATTGCGATGGATCCCACAACTCAATGTAA
- a CDS encoding PAS domain S-box protein — protein sequence MITPPEKKRQDSELFLRIKTLMVLRMIFLTGFVILLITFEQNAVRPTPVVPVSIVLCTAYFFALSYALLFRIGMSLGDLAWIQVVGDLLVVGGLIFTTGGIDSPLSFLFIFVVIETSVILPRSACYKAAAGASIIYGLLVDLEYFNLIQPVYFFPKTEVSYQGAYLFYTVVMNLASYFGVAFLSSILTHRLRLIKEELEAKNIQMEILEAFHHRVIQQMGNGLMTTDSQGRITSANTAFEKICGNSEEELQNRFCYDVLNIDMLREFFRTAKEQTLPYHIEGECRDRNGEPLRLSVKISGLSRSDSGYQGYICVFEDLTEMRKMEEKVMQSEQLAAVGRFSAGLAHEIRNPLASLSGSIQFLKEGLELDGTHQRLMDIVLNETERLNEIVSGFLNFSLPKKKNLVVVDLTKLLEDCVILMKNSNEYHSSIQIKLKLPQDRVLIESDEEQLKQMIWNLCINGIQAMDEEGTLTISLKEVKGFQHPMFNTVRKGLVLRVQDEGRGIDEEEINLIFDPFFTTREEGVGLGLATVKKIVEQLGGKIGLTSRKGQGTVFEVFLPQERSLINTTKPDKEMRQTAAS from the coding sequence TTGATCACGCCGCCAGAAAAAAAAAGACAGGATTCCGAGCTTTTTCTCCGCATAAAAACACTGATGGTGTTGCGGATGATTTTCCTCACCGGGTTCGTGATCCTGCTCATCACCTTTGAGCAAAACGCGGTTCGTCCAACCCCCGTTGTTCCTGTCAGTATTGTCCTCTGTACAGCCTATTTTTTTGCTTTAAGTTATGCCTTACTGTTCCGTATCGGAATGAGTCTGGGCGATCTTGCCTGGATACAAGTGGTTGGAGACCTGCTTGTCGTGGGCGGGCTCATTTTCACCACAGGTGGGATCGATAGCCCTCTTTCCTTCCTGTTTATTTTTGTTGTTATTGAAACCAGCGTTATTCTTCCAAGGTCCGCGTGTTACAAAGCTGCGGCGGGCGCCAGTATAATTTACGGCCTTTTGGTTGATCTGGAGTATTTTAACCTGATCCAGCCTGTATATTTTTTCCCAAAAACTGAAGTTTCCTACCAGGGTGCCTACCTTTTTTACACAGTGGTGATGAACCTGGCGTCTTATTTTGGAGTGGCATTTTTAAGTAGTATTCTCACTCACCGCCTGCGTTTAATTAAAGAAGAGCTCGAAGCGAAAAATATCCAGATGGAAATTCTTGAAGCATTTCATCACCGGGTTATTCAACAAATGGGAAACGGGTTGATGACGACCGATTCCCAGGGCCGTATTACTTCCGCAAATACCGCGTTTGAAAAGATATGTGGAAACAGTGAGGAAGAATTGCAGAACCGGTTTTGTTATGATGTCCTCAATATTGATATGCTTCGGGAGTTTTTCCGGACAGCAAAAGAACAGACGCTTCCCTATCATATTGAAGGAGAATGCCGGGACCGTAATGGGGAGCCGCTTCGGCTAAGTGTAAAGATCAGCGGTCTCAGTCGATCGGATAGTGGGTATCAGGGTTACATCTGTGTATTTGAAGACCTGACCGAAATGAGAAAAATGGAAGAAAAAGTCATGCAATCCGAACAGTTGGCCGCCGTGGGCCGCTTTTCAGCCGGCCTGGCACACGAAATCCGCAATCCACTTGCCTCGCTCAGTGGTTCTATACAGTTCCTTAAAGAAGGCTTGGAACTGGATGGCACTCACCAGCGGTTGATGGATATTGTCCTCAACGAAACTGAGAGATTGAATGAAATTGTCAGTGGATTTTTAAACTTTTCTTTACCAAAGAAAAAGAATTTGGTGGTAGTGGACCTGACAAAGTTGCTTGAAGACTGCGTAATCCTTATGAAAAACAGCAACGAATACCATTCCTCAATTCAGATAAAATTAAAGCTTCCTCAGGACAGGGTGTTGATTGAAAGTGATGAGGAACAATTGAAGCAAATGATCTGGAATCTTTGTATCAATGGGATCCAGGCGATGGATGAAGAAGGCACTCTCACTATTTCCTTAAAAGAGGTGAAAGGATTTCAACACCCTATGTTCAATACCGTTCGGAAAGGACTTGTGCTCAGGGTTCAGGATGAAGGGCGTGGAATAGATGAAGAGGAAATCAATTTGATATTTGATCCCTTTTTTACTACAAGGGAAGAAGGCGTAGGGCTGGGGCTTGCGACCGTGAAAAAAATTGTGGAGCAACTGGGAGGGAAAATTGGACTTACCAGTCGAAAAGGGCAGGGCACGGTATTCGAAGTCTTTTTGCCACAGGAACGTTCGCTTATCAATACCACCAAACCAGACAAGGAAATGCGGCAAACAGCCGCTTCCTGA
- a CDS encoding type II secretion system F family protein gives MTTYTYKTTINGRTTKGEVDAETEEGALAKLKQKKINVDSIKKKQPRPFSKEGKEKIDERDIVIFTRQFSTMVDAGLPLVQCLDILGKQADKKSFSIIILDVKNGIEVGGNLSDSMRKHPKVFDSLYCNLVEAGEAGGILDVILQRLAAYIEKALALKKKVKSAMVYPGAIVTVAFLVVWFLMVFVIPTFAEMFSGPGVELPLPTAIVMGISDFFREKWYFIIGGPVAFFFLFKKVYATEKGRVEVDRFALKFPVVGILIRKVSVAKFTRTLGTLLSSGVPLIEGMDICARTSGNKIMEFAILNTIESIKEGETIAAPLGREGVFPPMVIQMIDVGESSGSLDSMLIKIADFYDEEVDTAVAGLTSLLEPMLMVFLGVIVGFIVVAMYLPIFKMGETI, from the coding sequence ATGACAACTTATACCTATAAGACAACAATTAATGGCAGGACCACCAAGGGCGAAGTCGACGCTGAGACTGAAGAAGGTGCGTTGGCGAAACTCAAACAAAAGAAAATCAATGTCGATTCCATAAAGAAAAAGCAACCCCGACCCTTCAGTAAGGAGGGGAAAGAAAAAATCGACGAACGGGATATCGTGATTTTCACCCGTCAGTTTTCCACTATGGTGGATGCGGGCCTCCCTCTTGTCCAATGCCTCGATATTCTGGGTAAACAGGCTGACAAAAAGTCGTTCTCCATCATTATTCTCGATGTTAAAAACGGTATCGAAGTCGGTGGCAACCTTTCTGATTCCATGCGCAAACACCCGAAGGTTTTTGACTCCCTTTACTGCAACCTGGTTGAAGCAGGGGAAGCCGGCGGTATTCTGGATGTCATTCTGCAAAGACTGGCGGCTTACATCGAGAAAGCTCTTGCCCTGAAGAAAAAGGTCAAGTCGGCGATGGTGTATCCAGGGGCTATCGTTACGGTTGCGTTTTTAGTTGTTTGGTTTTTGATGGTGTTTGTTATCCCGACCTTCGCAGAAATGTTCAGCGGTCCCGGTGTAGAACTCCCTCTACCCACCGCAATTGTTATGGGCATCAGTGATTTCTTCAGGGAGAAATGGTATTTCATCATTGGTGGCCCTGTTGCTTTCTTTTTCCTTTTTAAAAAAGTGTATGCCACTGAAAAAGGACGAGTCGAGGTTGACCGGTTTGCTCTAAAATTTCCAGTGGTTGGCATTTTGATTCGTAAAGTGTCTGTCGCCAAATTTACCCGAACACTCGGGACTCTGCTTTCCAGTGGGGTGCCTCTTATTGAAGGAATGGATATCTGCGCCAGAACCTCGGGTAACAAGATCATGGAATTCGCTATCCTGAATACAATTGAGTCGATCAAAGAAGGTGAAACCATTGCAGCGCCGCTTGGAAGAGAAGGGGTTTTCCCTCCAATGGTAATCCAGATGATTGATGTCGGTGAATCATCAGGCTCGTTGGATAGCATGTTGATTAAAATTGCCGACTTTTATGACGAAGAAGTCGATACAGCCGTCGCGGGGCTGACCTCGCTGCTGGAACCCATGTTGATGGTATTCCTGGGTGTGATCGTTGGTTTCATCGTGGTGGCCATGTATTTACCCATATTCAAGATGGGCGAAACAATTTAA
- a CDS encoding cyclic nucleotide-binding domain-containing protein: MKFSDTPIVQRFSDGDVIISEGIVSNNVFIILEGKVNITKKSDKKNVLVAQLKEGDVFGEMGLISGKVRSANCTAVGNVTIGVIDKEKFAELIDNLPEDLQAVVRALVNRLRFTTEQLSRIGTELDKTRAVLSAFSIDIDT, translated from the coding sequence ATGAAATTCAGTGATACTCCAATTGTTCAGCGGTTTTCTGATGGTGATGTGATTATTTCCGAGGGCATTGTGAGTAACAATGTTTTTATAATTCTCGAGGGGAAGGTCAACATCACCAAGAAAAGTGACAAAAAAAATGTTCTTGTTGCCCAACTTAAAGAAGGTGATGTTTTTGGAGAAATGGGCCTGATCTCCGGAAAAGTACGCAGTGCAAACTGCACCGCTGTAGGCAACGTTACCATTGGAGTGATTGACAAGGAAAAGTTTGCTGAACTCATTGATAATCTGCCGGAAGACTTGCAGGCGGTAGTCAGGGCGTTAGTGAACCGGCTGAGATTCACTACGGAACAGCTTTCCAGGATCGGGACTGAGCTGGACAAAACCCGCGCTGTGCTATCGGCATTTTCGATAGACATTGATACCTGA
- a CDS encoding PilT/PilU family type 4a pilus ATPase — protein sequence MRKAEIDHILTSMLEAHGNISDLNITVGRPFQVESSGKLSGVEMVPPMKEITPFQSEIFAMNLINMDRRLTDILITQGSCDCSYFVPGKARFRVNIFSQRANYSIVLRKLETRIPTIEELKLPPQFAKAAEEKNGLVLVTGSTGSGKTTTLAALLSKINDEKSIHIITLEDPVEFVHPHRKATFNQRELGQDFDKFSTGLRAALRQAPKVILVGEMRDQETVEIGMSASETGHMVMSTLHTVDAGQTINRILGMFPKDEEMQIRLRLADTLRWIISQRLVPKEGGGRIALLEIMNNNMRVKDAIINGEEEGKTFYEIITEGDAYGMWTFDQHILKLFTEKKISEETAMNYASRKAVVGRGIDTIKSGRGETTTDIEGLDMDDSFQDVGSPFARKKRR from the coding sequence ATGCGAAAAGCTGAGATCGACCACATTCTGACAAGCATGCTGGAGGCTCACGGAAATATTTCCGATTTGAACATCACTGTCGGTCGTCCTTTTCAAGTCGAAAGTTCAGGTAAATTGAGCGGGGTGGAAATGGTGCCTCCCATGAAGGAGATCACACCCTTTCAGTCAGAAATCTTCGCGATGAATCTGATCAATATGGATCGTCGCTTGACAGATATCCTGATCACTCAAGGATCCTGTGACTGTTCCTATTTTGTGCCCGGGAAAGCGCGTTTCAGGGTGAATATATTTTCGCAGCGCGCCAACTACAGCATTGTCCTCAGGAAACTGGAAACCCGTATTCCAACTATTGAAGAGTTGAAACTGCCACCGCAGTTTGCAAAGGCTGCGGAGGAAAAAAACGGGCTGGTGCTGGTAACAGGGTCAACGGGTAGTGGTAAAACCACAACGCTGGCTGCGCTTCTCAGTAAGATCAATGATGAAAAGTCAATCCACATCATCACACTGGAAGACCCGGTGGAATTCGTCCATCCGCACCGTAAGGCCACATTTAACCAGCGTGAACTCGGTCAGGATTTTGACAAGTTCTCCACCGGCCTTCGAGCCGCCTTGCGTCAGGCTCCCAAGGTTATTCTGGTGGGGGAAATGCGCGACCAGGAAACAGTGGAAATTGGGATGTCGGCCTCCGAAACCGGTCACATGGTGATGAGTACGCTTCACACCGTGGATGCAGGACAGACGATCAACCGTATTCTGGGTATGTTTCCTAAGGATGAGGAAATGCAGATCCGCCTCCGTTTGGCAGATACACTGCGCTGGATCATCAGTCAGCGGCTGGTGCCAAAAGAAGGCGGAGGTCGTATCGCCCTGCTCGAAATCATGAATAACAATATGCGAGTCAAGGATGCCATCATCAATGGTGAAGAAGAGGGTAAAACCTTTTATGAAATCATTACCGAAGGGGATGCTTATGGCATGTGGACATTTGACCAGCATATTTTGAAATTGTTCACAGAAAAGAAAATTTCGGAAGAAACTGCCATGAATTATGCTTCACGCAAGGCTGTGGTGGGTCGCGGAATCGATACCATTAAGTCGGGACGTGGAGAGACCACGACAGATATCGAAGGCCTGGACATGGACGATTCATTTCAGGATGTGGGATCGCCTTTCGCCCGAAAAAAGAGACGTTAA
- a CDS encoding type IV pilus twitching motility protein PilT: MAKIDAFFKLMNEQGASDLHLVSGSQPVLRVHGDMERVKFKVLENDELKAMLYEIAPEDKIKVFEECGDIDFAYEIPGLARYRANYFMQKWGVGAVFREIPSEILTAEQLGLPPVLTKLSMLHKGMVLVTGPTGSGKSTTLAAMMDYVNKNKKSHIITVEDPVEFVHKSQSCVVNHREVGIHTKSFKAALRGALREDPDIILVGEMRDLETIELALEAASTGHLVFGTLHTQSAAKTVDRVIDVFPANQQAQIRTTLSESLKGVVAQNLFKRIDKKGRMAVLEVLVVTPATSNLIREGKTFQIPSVIQTGKKYGMQSLDDAILEALQAKKISPEDAYDKSIVKERFVQYLKTPPEFI, translated from the coding sequence ATGGCCAAAATTGATGCCTTTTTTAAGTTAATGAATGAACAGGGGGCTTCCGACTTGCATCTTGTATCGGGATCCCAGCCGGTGCTCCGGGTTCACGGTGATATGGAGCGCGTAAAGTTCAAAGTTCTTGAGAATGACGAATTGAAGGCCATGTTGTATGAAATTGCGCCGGAAGATAAAATCAAAGTTTTTGAAGAATGTGGTGACATCGATTTTGCCTATGAGATACCCGGTCTTGCCCGTTATCGCGCAAACTATTTCATGCAGAAGTGGGGAGTGGGCGCAGTCTTTCGTGAAATTCCCAGTGAAATTCTAACAGCAGAGCAATTAGGTCTGCCGCCAGTCTTAACCAAGCTTTCCATGTTGCACAAGGGAATGGTATTGGTGACCGGCCCAACAGGTTCCGGTAAGTCCACTACTCTTGCTGCGATGATGGATTATGTGAATAAAAATAAAAAGAGTCATATCATCACCGTTGAAGATCCGGTGGAATTTGTTCACAAAAGCCAAAGCTGCGTCGTCAACCATCGTGAGGTTGGAATTCACACTAAAAGTTTTAAGGCTGCCTTGCGTGGGGCGTTACGTGAAGATCCTGACATCATTCTGGTGGGTGAGATGCGTGACCTGGAAACCATTGAGCTCGCCCTTGAAGCAGCGTCTACGGGGCATCTGGTGTTTGGTACCTTGCATACGCAGAGTGCAGCCAAAACCGTGGATCGCGTGATCGACGTTTTCCCGGCAAACCAGCAAGCCCAGATTCGAACAACTCTTTCTGAAAGTTTGAAAGGTGTTGTTGCGCAGAACCTTTTCAAGCGGATCGATAAAAAGGGCCGAATGGCTGTTCTCGAGGTTCTGGTCGTGACCCCGGCGACATCGAATCTCATTCGCGAGGGAAAAACTTTCCAGATTCCGTCGGTGATCCAGACGGGGAAAAAATACGGGATGCAATCTCTGGATGATGCCATTCTTGAGGCCTTGCAGGCCAAGAAGATCAGTCCGGAAGATGCTTATGACAAGTCTATCGTCAAGGAACGGTTTGTTCAGTATCTGAAAACGCCGCCGGAGTTCATCTAG
- a CDS encoding helix-turn-helix domain-containing protein yields the protein MADDFGSHLKHQRELRGISLDEIASITKIHLRYLKALETNSFDELPGEVFIKGFIRSYGRAIGANLPELISAYDDTVGKERLETRQQAEKENNSENHKQVFLVNTIVGGFLVLFILFAVWYLFKNPPKEAPKKTSSIQQTTRSSKSKDRPAAPPAGTLKKEKEPGSSEKTVSAKPGSSESGSLQSKKPVEAGEGEKTEKPAEVKPERGTSDSVSNKPKPAQTEDDSQKPVAEKENSAIIENQKAQQVQGDSGSSPAPQEKEAKLRLKIRVSENAWFNMAVDGNAERDFILPAGEVKEFEGNEEMVITIGNRRGTELKLNGKEVALPTTPDNVVRNFKVNLKLIE from the coding sequence ATGGCAGATGATTTTGGATCTCACCTCAAGCACCAGCGTGAACTGCGCGGTATCTCTCTGGATGAAATCGCTTCCATCACCAAAATACACCTCCGTTATTTAAAGGCTCTCGAGACCAACTCTTTCGACGAACTTCCCGGTGAAGTCTTTATCAAAGGTTTTATCAGGTCGTACGGACGTGCCATAGGCGCCAATCTCCCGGAGCTGATAAGTGCCTATGACGATACTGTTGGTAAGGAGAGATTGGAAACCCGTCAGCAGGCAGAAAAAGAAAACAATAGCGAAAACCACAAACAGGTATTTCTGGTTAATACAATCGTCGGTGGTTTTCTGGTTCTGTTCATCCTGTTTGCTGTCTGGTATCTTTTTAAAAATCCTCCAAAAGAAGCTCCCAAAAAAACCAGCAGTATCCAACAGACAACGCGGTCCTCGAAATCTAAAGACAGGCCTGCGGCTCCACCTGCGGGAACTTTGAAAAAAGAGAAAGAACCCGGGTCTTCGGAAAAGACGGTATCAGCGAAACCGGGCTCAAGTGAGTCGGGTTCCCTTCAATCAAAGAAGCCAGTGGAAGCCGGGGAAGGTGAAAAAACGGAAAAACCTGCCGAAGTAAAACCGGAAAGAGGAACATCAGATTCGGTTTCCAACAAACCGAAACCCGCACAGACTGAAGACGATTCTCAAAAACCGGTAGCCGAAAAAGAAAATAGTGCTATAATAGAAAACCAAAAAGCCCAACAAGTTCAGGGGGATAGCGGTTCATCGCCAGCCCCTCAGGAAAAGGAAGCCAAACTCAGGTTGAAAATCCGTGTTTCGGAAAACGCCTGGTTTAACATGGCGGTAGATGGAAACGCTGAACGCGATTTCATTTTGCCTGCTGGCGAGGTAAAGGAATTTGAGGGGAATGAAGAAATGGTGATAACTATTGGTAACCGTCGAGGGACTGAACTGAAACTCAATGGAAAAGAAGTGGCGCTACCCACCACTCCAGACAATGTGGTGCGGAACTTTAAGGTGAACTTAAAACTGATCGAGTGA
- a CDS encoding tetratricopeptide repeat protein has protein sequence MGPHRNIFGYISRIGLTGVLFLALLLTGCSSTPDREESQDLARKSYEEAISLQSLKMYDEMTAKLREAVKWDPEETLYQMTLANALFFQEKLDEAEKHYKESIKINPQLTDGYRQLGRLYMQRGDWTNAQIYLEDAISRPGLSQPHELYNWLAVTYYAQGKFSDAEQKWQEALKIKENHQIRLNLARAYRDNELFDLAQESLEKALEVKPKSARAHYELAQLYLKKRDFGKARDSFNKVIRLDPLSEMSKSSRKYLELMPPGPKNGR, from the coding sequence ATGGGACCCCACCGTAACATTTTTGGCTACATTTCCAGGATTGGCCTGACAGGAGTGCTGTTTCTGGCTCTCTTATTAACCGGATGTTCTTCCACGCCTGACAGGGAGGAAAGTCAGGACCTGGCTAGAAAAAGTTATGAAGAGGCTATAAGTTTACAGTCTCTGAAGATGTATGACGAGATGACGGCCAAATTGCGCGAAGCGGTAAAATGGGATCCCGAGGAAACCCTTTATCAGATGACACTGGCCAATGCTCTGTTTTTTCAAGAAAAGCTGGATGAAGCGGAAAAACACTACAAAGAGTCTATAAAAATCAATCCGCAATTGACAGACGGTTATCGTCAACTTGGGCGATTGTATATGCAGCGTGGAGATTGGACAAATGCACAGATCTACCTTGAAGACGCAATTTCCAGACCTGGCCTTTCTCAACCTCATGAACTTTATAACTGGTTGGCAGTTACCTATTATGCCCAGGGCAAATTCAGTGATGCAGAGCAAAAGTGGCAGGAGGCTCTAAAGATAAAAGAAAACCATCAGATCCGTTTGAACCTGGCGCGGGCTTACCGAGATAATGAACTGTTTGACCTGGCTCAGGAATCTTTGGAAAAAGCACTTGAGGTTAAGCCTAAGTCGGCCCGGGCTCATTACGAATTGGCCCAGCTTTACCTGAAGAAAAGGGATTTTGGGAAGGCGAGAGATTCTTTTAACAAGGTGATTCGTCTCGACCCCTTAAGCGAAATGTCCAAATCCTCGCGTAAATATCTGGAATTGATGCCGCCGGGACCAAAAAATGGCAGATGA
- a CDS encoding tetratricopeptide repeat protein: MKLRFAIFILIFALFPACSSQERTVDVNASNEHFRLGIEFAQYRLYQNSLEEFDLAIKTNPDNVEAYNKKGLVLFGMKEYEKAARLFQEVIQRSPKHLQAHINLGMTHFSSGDLNKAEKLWEQAIALTPEDNDSKAHNNLANLYKHQNRLDEAVKAYQVALKLEPQNTLYLNNLADTYRKSGDLNKAENLLNQSLGLNPNGMLTHFHLGLLYRDQNKWEEAVAALKKSGQVNPFQGETFFQLAEAQLQIKDRKSAIESLQQAVKINPSNKKYQDRLNTIRSS, translated from the coding sequence ATGAAGCTGCGCTTTGCCATTTTCATTTTAATCTTTGCCCTGTTTCCTGCCTGTTCATCACAGGAACGGACCGTAGATGTCAACGCGTCCAATGAGCATTTCCGCCTGGGCATTGAGTTTGCCCAGTACCGGCTATACCAGAACTCTCTTGAAGAATTTGATCTCGCCATCAAAACCAATCCCGATAACGTCGAAGCGTATAACAAAAAGGGATTGGTGCTGTTTGGCATGAAGGAATATGAAAAAGCTGCCCGTTTGTTTCAGGAAGTGATCCAGCGATCCCCAAAGCATTTACAAGCGCATATCAATCTTGGTATGACGCACTTTTCGAGCGGAGACCTCAACAAGGCAGAAAAGCTTTGGGAACAAGCGATAGCACTCACACCTGAAGACAACGACTCCAAAGCACACAACAATCTGGCCAACCTGTACAAACATCAAAACCGTTTAGACGAAGCTGTAAAAGCATATCAAGTGGCATTAAAACTGGAACCACAAAACACACTCTACCTGAATAACCTTGCGGACACTTATCGTAAAAGCGGGGACCTCAACAAAGCTGAAAACCTGCTAAACCAAAGTCTCGGCCTGAATCCCAACGGCATGCTCACCCATTTTCATCTTGGGCTTCTCTACCGGGATCAAAATAAATGGGAAGAGGCCGTTGCGGCATTGAAAAAATCCGGACAGGTCAATCCTTTTCAGGGCGAAACGTTCTTCCAACTGGCAGAAGCTCAATTACAGATAAAAGATAGAAAATCCGCCATAGAATCTCTTCAGCAAGCAGTCAAGATCAATCCTTCCAACAAAAAATATCAGGACCGCCTCAACACCATCCGCAGTTCCTGA